One Globicephala melas chromosome 17, mGloMel1.2, whole genome shotgun sequence DNA window includes the following coding sequences:
- the YWHAZ gene encoding 14-3-3 protein zeta/delta → MDKNELVQKAKLAEQAERYDDMAACMKSVTEQGAELSNEERNLLSVAYKNVVGARRSSWRVVSSIEQKTEGAEKKQQMAREYREKIETELRDICNDVLSLLEKFLIPNASQAESKVFYLKMKGDYYRYLAEVAAGDDKKGIVDQSQQAYQEAFEISKKEMQPTHPIRLGLALNFSVFYYEILNSPEKACSLAKTAFDEAIAELDTLSEESYKDSTLIMQLLRDNLTLWTSDTQGDEAEAGEGGEN, encoded by the exons ATGGATAAAAATGAGCTGGTGCAGAAGGCCAAACTGGCCGAGCAGGCTGAGCGGTATGACGACATGGCGGCCTGCATGAAGTCTGTAACTGAGCAAGGAGCTGAATTATCCAATGAGGAGAGGAATCTTCTCTCAGTTGCTTATAAAAATGTTGTAGGAGCCCGTAGGTCATCTTGGAGGGTCGTCTCAAGTATTGAGCAAAAGACGGAAGGTGCTGAGAAAAAACAGCAGATGGCTCGAGAATACAGAGAGAAAATTGAGACCGAGCTAAGAGATATCTGCAATGATGTACTG TCTCTTTTGGAAAAGTTCTTGATCCCCAATGCTTCACAAGCAGAGAGCAAAGTCTTCTACTTGAAAATGAAAGGAGACTACTACCGCTACTTGGCCGAGGTTGCTGCTGGTGACGACAAGAAAG GGATTGTGGATCAATCACAGCAGGCATACCAAGAAGCTTTTGAAATCAGCAAAAAGGAAATGCAGCCAACACATCCTATCAGATTGGGTCTGgcccttaacttctctgtgttctATTATGAGATTCTGAACTCCCCTGAGAAAGCCTGCTCTCTTGCAAAAACG gCATTTGATGAAGCCATTGCTGAACTTGATACATTAAGTGAAGAGTCATACAAAGACAGCACACTAATAATGCAGTTACTGAGAGACAACTTGACA TTGTGGACATCGGATACCCAAGGAGACGAAGCTGAagcaggagaaggaggggaaaatTAA